One Hydrogenobaculum sp. 3684 genomic window, CGTTTCTGGCAAACTCCACAGCCATAAGCTGCATACCAAGACATATACCAAATGTTGGTATGTTTTTAGTTCTGCCGTAATTAAGCGCTTTTATCTTTCCCTCTATTCCCCTTTCGCCAAAACCCCCTGGAATCAAAATACCATCTACATGTTCTAAATCTTTTTCATTTAAATTTTCAGAATCAATCCAAATCATATTTACTTTTAACTTATGTTCAATGCCCCCATGTATAAGAGCTTCTATAAGACTTTTGTAAGCATCTTTTAATTTTATATACTTCCCCACGATGGCTATATCTATAGAATCTTTTAGATGTTCTAAGCTTGATACTATGTTTTCCCACTTTGTAAGATTTGGTTCTTTGTTTTCTAATCTAAAAGCATCAATAATGATTTTGTCTAAGTTTTGAGCTTTTAAAATAAGAGGTATTTTATAGATGTAATCTACATCGTAGGCAGATATTACATTCTCTGGTTTTACGTTGCAAAACATCGCTATTTTTGATTTTACATCTTGAGGAAGCTCTACTTCGGAGCGGCATATTATGATATCTGGTTGTATACCTATTGCCCTTAATTCTTTTACAGAGTGTTGGGTTGGTTTTGTTTTTAACTCACCTGCCACAGATATGTAGGGGACATAGGTTAAGTGTATGAAAAGTGTGTTTTCTTTTCCAAGTTCAAGCTGAAGCTGCCTTATAGCCTCTAAAAACGGTAAACTCTCTATATCTCCAACGGTGCCACCTATTTCCACTATAGCTATATCTTTGTCTTTTGATGCTTTTAGTATCATAGATTTTATTTCGTCGGTTACGTGGGGTATAACCTGTACCGTAGAACCAAGGTATACGCCTTTTCTTTCTTTTTCCAAAACGCTGTTGTATATTTTGCCAGCGGTTATGTTGTTTAGTTTAGATAAGTTTGTATTGGTAAATCTTTCGTAATGTCCAAGATCAAGGTCTGTTTCGGCACCATCTTCTGTTACAAATACCTCGCCGTGTTGATATGGGTTCATGGTCCCAGGGTCTACATTTAAATAAGGATCTAACTTTTGAAGGGTTATATTAAGCCCCAAACCTTCAAGCAAAGCTCCAATAGAAGCTGAAGCCACACCTTTACCAAGAGAAGATAAAACACCACCTGTAACAAAGATAAATTTGCTATTTGAAACGTGCATTCTTTATTATATCATGCTATTTAGTTTGAGAAATTGCTATAATAAATTGCTATAATAAAATTTATGAAAACTTTTAAACTTTTAATATTTATTTTTGGTTTTTGTGCGTTGTCTTATGCTTATCCAGATATAAAGATTATGATAAAAGATAGTAAAAGTATTATGCCTAGCGTTTATAAGCTTGATATAGAGATAAATTATAGCGCCCAAAATAGTGCTGATGTGATAGCCTACCTTGGCAAAGTCGATCATTTGATTAGAGGTTTAAATATATCTTACAAAGGCGGTAGTTTTAGGATTTTAAAAAACTGCTTTTATTCTAAAAACAAATATGTATGTGAGGGTTATAAAGGTATAAACGATTATAGTTTTTATATGAAAAATCCTGAAAACCAAACAAAAATATTAAACGCTTTAAAGGGTATAAACTATGAGATAACGTATACTGGTTTTATAGTACCAAAAAAAGATATAGATGCTACAAAGAACTATCTTATAAAGGATTTGGCCAAAAAATCCATGGTTTACGCCTCAAACTTTTCTAAGATTTTTCAAAAAGAGTGTTTTGTGAAAAGCATTTCTTATGCCCAAAACCATCCGGTGCTACCGATGAGATTTGCTATGGCAAAGGCTTTACCAACACCTGTAAAATCTGAAGAACATATAAGTATGCAGGCTTTTGTGGATATATCTTGTAGATAGTTATTTAGAAATAGCCTCTTCTGGTACGTTTGGTAGATATACGATATCTCCTTTGTCTGTCAGAGCGAATTTATCTTGAAACTTATCTTTATAGCCTTTTTCGTTGTTTATAAAACGCTCTAAGGTTTTTGGCTCGTTGTGGGCTCTCATAATATACTCTTTGGTGGTACCATTTGAAAAGGTTATCAAAACTTTAAGGCAGTAAAACTTAGAATTTTCGCCGTCTTTACAGCGCTCTATCTTTGCATCTAAGGGCTCTACCTTTACACTTCTTGCCACTATCTTCATAAGCGTATCATTATTATATCATTTATTTTTTCAAATTTATCTATATTTAAGTCTTTTGGGGTTAGTTCTATATAGTTTTCTGTAAGGGCTTTGTCAGGGGATATGGTGATGGCTCTTAGGGTTTTACCTTTCATAGATGCTCTAAAGCGTTCCCTTTTTTCTTGATCAAGGTTATGAAGAAGTTTTGAGCGCTCTTTTTTGGTGTTTGAATCTACTTTTGGTGTTAGTCTTTGGGCTTTCGTAAGGGGTCTATCTGAATATGTGAATATATGAAGGTAAGCAAAAGGAAAATCTTTTAAAAAATTGTAGGTGATATTGAAATCTTCTTGGTTTTCTGTGGGAAAACCTACTATTATATCTGTACCAATGGCACTTATTGGTCTTTTTTTTATTATAAAATTTACCACTTCTTCATACTCTTTTAGCGTGTATTCTCTTCTCATAGCTTTTAATAGCCTATCGCTGGCGCTTTGAAGAGAAAGATGAAAATGAGGCATAATATTTGGCTCTTCTGTTATAAGCTCTAAAAGCTTTTTATCTGTTTTAATCTCATTTACATTCATAGAAGAAAGCCTTATAAATATTGGTATTTTTAAAAGTTTTTTTAAAAGCTTATAAAGTGAAGTGCCTTTATCGTGTCCATATTGGCTTAGCTGTGTACCGGTAAGGACTACCTCTTTGTAGCCTTTTTCATATAGGTTTTGTACGCTTTTGATAACAAGCTCTTCATCTACGCTTCTTGATTTACCTCTGGCAAAAGGTATTATACAAAAACTGCAAAAACTGTTACATCCTTCTTGGATTTTCAAAAAAGGCCTGTGGTTTTCAAATATAATATCCTCTTGAAAGGTTATATCGTTTTGTCTAAAGATATTATCTACGTAAGAGAGTTTTTGTTTTGTGTCCAAATGGTTTTTTATAGCTTCTAATATATCTGTTCTATTGGCGTTTCCAAGTACTATATCCACTTCTTTTAGTTTTTCCAAAGCCTCTTTTTGAGTTTGGGCATAGCAGCCTGTAGCTATTACTATAGCGTTTGGGTTTTCTTTTTTGGCCTGGTAAATGGCTTGTCTTGAGCTTCTATCCGCTTGAGAGGTAACGCTGCAGGTGTTTATTATATAAATATCTGGTATTTCTGATTTTTCATAACCATGTTTTAAAAGCCAAGAGCTTATGAAGTCCCCATCAAACTGATTCATCCTACAGCCTAAGTTTATAATTTTAAATTTCATCAGCTACCTATTTTATCCACCTATTGATGTCATAGCTCTGTTGCAATCCAAAAAGCTATAATCGTTGTTTATAATGTATTCGTTGGATATATTTTTTTGTCTTATGATATCTGGCATTAGTTTTCTAAAAGCCTCTAAACCCTCTTCTCTTATAATCTTTTTTATATTTATACCGCTGTTGGTTCTAAGGCAATACATGATAGTACCCTCTGGAGTGAGCCTTAGCTTTGAACATCCATCGCAAAAAGGGCTTGATATTGGACTTATAAAACCCACTTCTGTGTTTATAGACTCTATTAGAAACCTTTTGGCGCTTTTAGAACCATCTGGAGGTAGTGCCGTTAATTTTCCGTAGGTCTTTTCTAAAAGCTTAAAAACCTCATCATTGTAAAATATCTTTGATCTATTGAAAAAATCAAGCTTTCCCACTGGCATTAGCTCTATAAACCTTATCCTTGCCCTTACACCCTTTGCAAATTCCACAAGGGGTATTATTTCAGAGTCGTTGAAATTCCTTATCAAAACTGTATTTAATTTTATGTTAAAACCTAAAGCTGAAGCCTCATAAATGCCTTCTAAAACGGGTTTTATATCGCTTTTGGTGACATGTTTAAATTTATTTTCATCTAGTGTATCTAAGCTTATATTTATAGTATCAAGACCAGCTTCTTTTAGAAGTTTTGCATAATCTTTTAGATATGTGCCGTTGGTGGTCATTGAAATAGATTCTAAGTTTGTGGCTTTTAATAAAGATACAAGATTCCACACTTGAGGTCTTACGAGGGGTTCTCCACCTGTAATTCTTACTTTTTTAAGTCCAAAATCCTTCATTACAAGCACTATATCTCTTATCTCTTCGTAAGATAGCATATCTTTGTGGGATATATAATCTATATTGATAGGTCTACAGTAAGAGCATTTCATATTGCATTTGTCGGTGATAGATATCCGAAGATATGTTATTTCATGCACCCATGACCCATTTTGAGCTTCCATCTTTGAAAACCTCCTTTTTCCATATGGGTGCTTCTTTTTTTACCTCATCCACTATAAACCTTGAACCTTTGTAAACCTCATCTCGGTGAGATCCAAGCACCAGCACAAAAAAAGACACCTCTCCTACTTTTACACTACCTATCTTATGATAGATATAGGCATCTATAAGAGAAAAATCCTTTATGGCTTTTAATCTTATATCGTGAAAAATTTTTAAAGCCATGGGTTCATGGGCTTCATAGAAAAGCTCTACGATGTCCCCGTCTTCTTTTGAAGCTCTTGCTATACCAAGAAACGTCAAAGAGGCCCCTACTTCTTTTGGGACAGCTCTTAGTATATCTTCTTCCCTAGCTATAAACTCTACACCTATAGATACCTTAGGAATCATCAAATTTTAATATACTTAAAAGCTTGTAAACTTCTATGCAATATATTAGCTTAATCCATAGCTTCTGCTGCTGTTACTATGTCTATTAGCTCTGCGGTGATAGATTCTTGGCGAGCTTTGTTAAATATAAGAGTCCATTTTTTGATAAGATCAGATGCGTTTCTGGTGGCATTGTCCATGGCTACCATACGAGCAAAGTGTTCTGCAGCGTTTGATTCTAACATAGCCCTGTAAAGTTGGTAGTTCATGTATATGTTTATAATGCTATCGAGTATATCCGTTTCGTTACCTTCTATGTTGTATACTGTATTTTGGTCCAATGGACGCTCTTGTATATTTATATCTTCTTCCCTTATTGGTAAAAACCTTCTTTCTTTTGGGGCGTATGTGGCTTTTGTTATCATTTCGTTGTTAAAAAGCACGATAAGATCTGTTTCTTCGTCTTTGTATCTTGATATAAGTTTAGCTCCAAGCTCTTTTACTATATCAAAGTTTATTTCTTTTTTAAATACATCTTGATAGGAGCTAACTATGTTGTATTTTCTTTTTGAATAGTACTGATAGGCCTTTCTTCCTACTATGTGGAGATTTACGTTTTGGTTTTGACAAGATTTTATATAGCTATCCACTTTCTTAAATAGGTTTGTGTTGAAAGCCCCAGCCAAACCTCTGTCTGCACTTATTATTATAAGATCTACAGTCTTTAACTCTCTTCTTTTAAAAAGCGGATGAGAATATGTATCTATATGGGCAAAAAGGTGTGCCATTATTTCATACAATTTATCTGAGTATGGTCTTGCTTTG contains:
- a CDS encoding CTP synthase is translated as MHVSNSKFIFVTGGVLSSLGKGVASASIGALLEGLGLNITLQKLDPYLNVDPGTMNPYQHGEVFVTEDGAETDLDLGHYERFTNTNLSKLNNITAGKIYNSVLEKERKGVYLGSTVQVIPHVTDEIKSMILKASKDKDIAIVEIGGTVGDIESLPFLEAIRQLQLELGKENTLFIHLTYVPYISVAGELKTKPTQHSVKELRAIGIQPDIIICRSEVELPQDVKSKIAMFCNVKPENVISAYDVDYIYKIPLILKAQNLDKIIIDAFRLENKEPNLTKWENIVSSLEHLKDSIDIAIVGKYIKLKDAYKSLIEALIHGGIEHKLKVNMIWIDSENLNEKDLEHVDGILIPGGFGERGIEGKIKALNYGRTKNIPTFGICLGMQLMAVEFARNVLGFKDANSTEFDPNTSNPVIDIMEEQKGIENLGGTMRLGAYECLIKENTKAYEIYKENLIYERHRHRYEFNNKYKEDFEKHGFIASGIYPKKSLVEILELQSHRWYIGCQFHPEFKSKPFKAHKLFASFIENAYIYKNERS
- the mtaB gene encoding tRNA (N(6)-L-threonylcarbamoyladenosine(37)-C(2))-methylthiotransferase MtaB, yielding MKFKIINLGCRMNQFDGDFISSWLLKHGYEKSEIPDIYIINTCSVTSQADRSSRQAIYQAKKENPNAIVIATGCYAQTQKEALEKLKEVDIVLGNANRTDILEAIKNHLDTKQKLSYVDNIFRQNDITFQEDIIFENHRPFLKIQEGCNSFCSFCIIPFARGKSRSVDEELVIKSVQNLYEKGYKEVVLTGTQLSQYGHDKGTSLYKLLKKLLKIPIFIRLSSMNVNEIKTDKKLLELITEEPNIMPHFHLSLQSASDRLLKAMRREYTLKEYEEVVNFIIKKRPISAIGTDIIVGFPTENQEDFNITYNFLKDFPFAYLHIFTYSDRPLTKAQRLTPKVDSNTKKERSKLLHNLDQEKRERFRASMKGKTLRAITISPDKALTENYIELTPKDLNIDKFEKINDIIMIRL
- the moaA gene encoding GTP 3',8-cyclase MoaA, translating into MEAQNGSWVHEITYLRISITDKCNMKCSYCRPINIDYISHKDMLSYEEIRDIVLVMKDFGLKKVRITGGEPLVRPQVWNLVSLLKATNLESISMTTNGTYLKDYAKLLKEAGLDTINISLDTLDENKFKHVTKSDIKPVLEGIYEASALGFNIKLNTVLIRNFNDSEIIPLVEFAKGVRARIRFIELMPVGKLDFFNRSKIFYNDEVFKLLEKTYGKLTALPPDGSKSAKRFLIESINTEVGFISPISSPFCDGCSKLRLTPEGTIMYCLRTNSGINIKKIIREEGLEAFRKLMPDIIRQKNISNEYIINNDYSFLDCNRAMTSIGG
- a CDS encoding molybdenum cofactor biosynthesis protein MoaE → MIPKVSIGVEFIAREEDILRAVPKEVGASLTFLGIARASKEDGDIVELFYEAHEPMALKIFHDIRLKAIKDFSLIDAYIYHKIGSVKVGEVSFFVLVLGSHRDEVYKGSRFIVDEVKKEAPIWKKEVFKDGSSKWVMGA
- a CDS encoding F0F1 ATP synthase subunit gamma, producing the protein MPKLSPRDIKSKIAGIKNTMRITNAMKVVSAAKLRKAQEAIFKARPYSDKLYEIMAHLFAHIDTYSHPLFKRRELKTVDLIIISADRGLAGAFNTNLFKKVDSYIKSCQNQNVNLHIVGRKAYQYYSKRKYNIVSSYQDVFKKEINFDIVKELGAKLISRYKDEETDLIVLFNNEMITKATYAPKERRFLPIREEDINIQERPLDQNTVYNIEGNETDILDSIINIYMNYQLYRAMLESNAAEHFARMVAMDNATRNASDLIKKWTLIFNKARQESITAELIDIVTAAEAMD